The nucleotide sequence CGCGGCGCCCTTGCGCTTGGCGGGCGGGCGGTACGGCTCGGGCGCGGGAAGCCTCAGCAGGCGTCCGAATTTACCCGGCCCCTGCGAGCGCAGTGCGGCCACCGCCTCCGGTTCGTGCCGGGCGGCGTTGGCGAGGATCCCCATGATGAGCATGGTGATCACCAGCGACGTGCCGCCGTAGGAGATCAACGGCAGCGTGACCCCGGTGACCGGCAGCAGCCCGACCACGTAGCCGATGTTGATCCCCGCCTGCGCGACCAGGAAGACGGTCAGCGTGCCGGACACGATGCGGATCCACGGGTCGAGGTTGCGGGTGGCGATCCGCAGGCCCACGACGGCGACCCCGGCGAACAGCCCGAGCACCACCACGCAGCCGATGAAGCCGAGTTCCTCACCGATCAGGGCGAAGATGAAGTCGTTCTGCACGTTGGGCAGGTAGCCCCAGTTGGACTGGCCCTGGCCGAGGCCCTTGCCGAACATCCCGCCGTCGGCGAGCGCGAGTTTCGCCTGGTTGGCCTGGAAGCCGTCCGCGCTGGTGTCCGGATCGCCGGAGACGAACGACATGACCCGCGCCAGCCGGTACGGGGCGATGATCGCCAGCACCAGGATCCCGGCGAGACCACCCGCGAGGATGACGCCGAACAGTCGTTTCGGCGCGCCCGCGAACCACAGCAGGGCCATCAGCACCACCGCGAGGGTGATCGTGCCGCCGAGGTCGGGCTGCATCATGACCAGCGCGAACATCAGCAGCGCGATCGGCACGACCGGGACGAGCAGATGCCGCCACTGGTTGATGATGTTGTACTTGATCACCAGGATGTGCGCGCCCCAGAAGGCCAGCGCGACCTTCGCCGCCTCGACCGGCTGGAAGGCGAACCCCCCGAGCCGGAACCAGCCTTGCGAGCCGTTGACCTCGGAGCCGAGCGGCGTCAGCACCAGCACGAGCAGCCCGAGGCACACCACCGTCGCCGTCGCCGACAACCGCCGGACGCGTTCCAGCGGCACCCGGAGCCCGATCCAGAACACCGCGGCGCCGATCGCGACGAACATGAGGTGCTTGCTGAACTGGGCGTACACGCCGGTGCCGGTTTTGGGGTTGTACGAGGCGACCGACGACGCCGACAGCACCATCACGATGCCGATCACGGTCAGCACGCCGGTGAGCGCCAGGACCAGGTGGAACGAGGCGAGCGGCCGCGAAAGCCAGGCCGTCAGCGCGGTACGGAAGGCGACGAACGGGCTTTCCTTGCGTTCACGACGCTTGCGCGGCGCGGTTTCGCGCTTTCTCTCCTCAACCGCCGTCACTGGTCTCCCCCGCACCGTCGCGCAGG is from Amycolatopsis lurida and encodes:
- the ftsW gene encoding putative lipid II flippase FtsW, translated to MTAVEERKRETAPRKRRERKESPFVAFRTALTAWLSRPLASFHLVLALTGVLTVIGIVMVLSASSVASYNPKTGTGVYAQFSKHLMFVAIGAAVFWIGLRVPLERVRRLSATATVVCLGLLVLVLTPLGSEVNGSQGWFRLGGFAFQPVEAAKVALAFWGAHILVIKYNIINQWRHLLVPVVPIALLMFALVMMQPDLGGTITLAVVLMALLWFAGAPKRLFGVILAGGLAGILVLAIIAPYRLARVMSFVSGDPDTSADGFQANQAKLALADGGMFGKGLGQGQSNWGYLPNVQNDFIFALIGEELGFIGCVVVLGLFAGVAVVGLRIATRNLDPWIRIVSGTLTVFLVAQAGINIGYVVGLLPVTGVTLPLISYGGTSLVITMLIMGILANAARHEPEAVAALRSQGPGKFGRLLRLPAPEPYRPPAKRKGAAARGGAAKAARPAPRTARPSPAQERRRSVREPGRRTAARTAANRGTAKRGTANRRGHR